In one Phosphitispora fastidiosa genomic region, the following are encoded:
- a CDS encoding cytochrome c biogenesis CcdA family protein, protein MFQDFFDKVVPQAVGAISPLSFLIVFFGGIITSISPCILTMIPVIVGYIGGYGGAEGKSRIRGFAMSAAFVLGMSVTFSAFGVAAVLLGRVVGQAGDIWYYVLAVIAIVMGLSLLGVINIRFPTLNKMPLKKGGLLPAFAIGLTFGLVASPCATPVLAVIITYVASTGSFYYGAGLLFAYGLGHGMPLLIAGTFTGVISRLPRFHKYSRYITMGSGVVLIVLGLYFLVLVRLY, encoded by the coding sequence ATGTTTCAGGACTTTTTTGACAAGGTGGTTCCTCAGGCTGTGGGCGCTATTTCGCCCCTATCTTTTTTAATTGTATTTTTTGGTGGGATTATTACCAGTATAAGCCCCTGTATCCTGACTATGATACCTGTTATTGTCGGATATATCGGGGGTTATGGCGGTGCGGAGGGCAAATCCCGCATTCGAGGCTTTGCCATGTCTGCAGCCTTTGTTCTGGGGATGTCGGTGACGTTTTCCGCTTTTGGCGTTGCCGCCGTACTTCTGGGCAGGGTTGTCGGGCAGGCGGGTGACATATGGTACTACGTACTTGCAGTAATTGCCATAGTTATGGGATTAAGCCTTTTGGGAGTTATCAACATCAGGTTTCCCACTTTGAATAAAATGCCTCTCAAAAAAGGCGGGCTGCTCCCGGCATTTGCGATTGGGCTTACGTTTGGACTGGTGGCTTCACCGTGTGCAACTCCCGTTTTGGCAGTAATTATCACTTATGTTGCTTCTACCGGAAGCTTTTATTATGGAGCAGGTCTGTTATTTGCCTATGGTCTGGGCCATGGTATGCCACTGCTTATTGCAGGCACTTTTACAGGTGTTATCAGCCGGCTGCCCAGGTTTCACAAGTATTCCCGCTACATTACCATGGGCAGTGGGGTGGTGCTGATCGTCCTGGGCCTGTATTTTCTGGTTCTGGTCCGGCTGTATTAG
- a CDS encoding GerMN domain-containing protein, with translation MILTKMNVKKLLAGIGVLLMLGLTAGCREAEKYSLDRLKETHYRMITGKQLPSAEKVADKGQAVDESQAGKQEEPEAVETSAGEAARESKKVTVALCFADQNGDYLKTETREIVMVPGLARAVVQELINGPQEDGLSATIPEGTRLLDINIADGLCTLDLSSEFRENHWGGSSGEILTVYSVVNTLTQFSTVEQVEILIEGQKIDTLAGHMDLSVPVGRNTQIINNNQ, from the coding sequence GTGATTTTAACAAAGATGAACGTGAAAAAATTGTTGGCTGGGATCGGGGTCTTACTAATGCTCGGGCTGACAGCCGGCTGTAGAGAAGCTGAGAAGTATTCGTTGGACAGGCTTAAGGAAACACATTACCGTATGATAACCGGGAAGCAGCTACCAAGTGCAGAAAAGGTTGCTGATAAGGGACAAGCCGTTGATGAAAGCCAGGCCGGCAAGCAGGAAGAGCCCGAAGCCGTGGAAACATCTGCAGGAGAGGCGGCCCGGGAAAGTAAAAAGGTTACCGTGGCGCTTTGCTTCGCAGATCAAAACGGTGATTATCTGAAAACCGAAACCAGGGAAATTGTGATGGTGCCCGGCTTGGCAAGGGCTGTGGTCCAGGAACTGATTAACGGCCCTCAGGAAGACGGATTGTCGGCAACCATTCCGGAAGGCACCAGGCTTTTGGATATCAATATTGCTGACGGCCTCTGCACCCTTGACCTGAGCAGTGAGTTCAGAGAGAATCACTGGGGCGGCTCCAGTGGCGAAATCCTGACGGTATACTCAGTGGTGAATACCCTGACCCAGTTTTCTACTGTTGAACAAGTAGAAATACTTATTGAGGGCCAAAAGATAGATACCCTGGCAGGTCACATGGACTTATCTGTACCTGTCGGACGCAACACCCAGATAATTAATAACAACCAATAG
- a CDS encoding PduL/EutD family phosphate acyltransferase has translation MRGGIVILISVGVSGRHVHLSPADLEMIFGPGYTLARDKDLSLAGVFIARERLTLKGPKGEIPNVALVSSLRERTQVEISKTDGHFLGINPPVRLSGELSGTPGVTLVHGGREYYIPESVIVPNRHIHMSPNDAAKLGFSFKDSAMVVVKGERSLVFDHVLVRVSELNDHTEIHLDFDEANAAGLNNGDRVHLFRINDKKLRLEQIISIIDEQQIESLQICVRQLVRGEEDTAKRDFLSELVKTMEDARKDTELWYFD, from the coding sequence ATTAGGGGAGGGATTGTTATACTTATTAGTGTTGGTGTTTCAGGAAGGCATGTCCACCTGTCGCCCGCTGACCTGGAAATGATTTTTGGCCCTGGGTATACACTTGCCAGGGATAAGGACCTTTCCCTTGCGGGGGTCTTTATCGCCAGGGAGCGCCTGACCTTAAAGGGACCCAAAGGGGAGATTCCCAATGTTGCCCTGGTCAGCAGCCTGCGGGAAAGGACACAGGTGGAAATCTCTAAAACCGACGGACATTTTTTGGGGATTAACCCCCCGGTACGCCTGTCAGGTGAACTTAGCGGCACTCCCGGAGTAACCCTTGTCCATGGAGGCAGGGAATATTATATACCGGAATCAGTCATTGTTCCCAATAGGCATATCCATATGAGCCCTAATGATGCCGCTAAGCTGGGGTTCAGTTTTAAAGACTCGGCTATGGTTGTTGTCAAGGGGGAAAGAAGTCTGGTGTTTGACCATGTCCTGGTACGGGTTTCCGAACTAAATGACCACACGGAAATACACCTTGACTTTGATGAAGCAAATGCGGCAGGTTTGAACAATGGAGACAGGGTGCACCTTTTCAGGATAAATGACAAAAAGCTCCGCCTGGAACAGATAATCAGTATTATCGATGAACAGCAGATTGAATCACTGCAGATTTGTGTCAGACAACTGGTACGTGGAGAAGAGGACACGGCCAAGCGTGACTTTTTAAGCGAGTTGGTAAAAACAATGGAAGACGCCAGAAAAGATACTGAATTGTGGTATTTCGATTAG